From the genome of Blautia pseudococcoides, one region includes:
- a CDS encoding carbohydrate ABC transporter permease, producing the protein MENRRRMKLGTSDKMILSIGYILLGVFALAILIPLVYVVAASFMDPNVLNNQGISFHLKDWTLDAYKRVLENKMIWRGFANSFFYSIAFTVISVFVTILAAYPMSKKEFVGRKFFNAIFIVTMFFNGGLIPTFILVNQLHLVNTIWAILIPGAFNVWNMILARTYYQSIPKELREASQLDGASEIEHFFKIMIPVCKPIIAVLALWSFVGMWNGYFDAMIYLNDADLQPLQLVLRSILVQNTPQPGMIADIQSTAEMAKVAELLKYATIVVSSLPLLIMYPFFQKYFDSGIMVGSVKG; encoded by the coding sequence ATGGAAAATCGAAGAAGAATGAAACTGGGAACGTCCGATAAAATGATTCTGTCCATTGGATATATACTCCTTGGTGTTTTTGCTCTTGCAATACTGATTCCGCTGGTTTATGTTGTAGCTGCTTCCTTCATGGATCCTAATGTATTGAACAATCAGGGGATCAGCTTTCATTTAAAAGACTGGACTCTGGATGCGTACAAGCGTGTACTCGAAAATAAAATGATATGGAGAGGATTTGCCAATTCCTTTTTCTATTCTATAGCGTTTACAGTAATATCAGTGTTTGTTACCATACTGGCAGCATATCCGATGTCTAAGAAGGAATTTGTCGGAAGAAAATTCTTTAATGCAATATTTATCGTCACAATGTTTTTTAATGGTGGATTGATTCCGACCTTTATTCTCGTGAATCAATTACACTTGGTAAATACAATCTGGGCAATTCTGATTCCGGGTGCATTCAATGTATGGAATATGATTCTCGCAAGAACCTATTATCAATCCATTCCGAAGGAGCTGCGTGAAGCATCTCAGCTTGATGGAGCCAGTGAGATAGAGCACTTTTTCAAAATTATGATTCCGGTGTGTAAGCCGATTATTGCGGTATTGGCATTGTGGTCTTTTGTAGGTATGTGGAACGGTTACTTTGACGCCATGATTTACCTGAATGACGCAGACTTACAGCCGTTACAGTTGGTGCTTCGCTCCATACTGGTACAGAATACTCCACAGCCTGGTATGATTGCGGATATCCAGAGTACGGCTGAGATGGCAAAGGTTGCAGAACTTTTGAAATATGCAACGATCGTAGTATCCAGTTTACCATTGTTAATTATGTATCCGTTTTTCCAGAAATATTTTGATTCGGGAATTATGGTGGGTTCCGTAAAGGGCTAA